In the Ranitomeya imitator isolate aRanImi1 chromosome 2, aRanImi1.pri, whole genome shotgun sequence genome, cgacatcaccacatcacctgaggaaggagactcagaagccgcagtaccactcccttccacaaacggaagctcacagagagaaccagccgaaataccacttgtggccacaggagggagctctgccacagaattcacaacaagaggtcaataggacagtcaaaggggcggtgaggcggaaaggtctccgcagcccttttggagaacacgtttgcataggaccaatagtgcttggggagagaggaaagatctccgggtacctgtgttgtagcaacctgaacgcactccctctgacctcTATccttgcaggatttactccatcccaaaattctccctgaggaccactctatatgaggagaatgatagcgtagccttcaattccctcaggaatgactaatagggagataatctcctgatgtgatggaaacacagaaagcgtgataggaatggtttggtgggtaatctgtgagggtagtgtcgacccatttaccactcgaacggttactggtttggcgagcatcaccaggggtattgcatgacgctgggcgaaaacggatgacataaaattaccctctgccccagagtccacgcatagctctaccaaaagagtggatgggcctttggtaattgtccccttgaaggacaactttgaggcaaacgtcgccgtgtctagtgtacctcctccaactgccactagacgctgacgtttccccgaccgctgaggacacttggaggcaagatgtcctgactgccggcaaacatgacagaccttatgtgcacgagcggactgggacttggatcccgctcgagtcacctctatggcctcatgtgactcagacgcctggactggagattccaaaggtttggcgaaggtgggagccagccgaaacctctgcctacactgggctcgctccaaccttcgctcgtgaaaacgaaggtctatgcgagtagatacagctatgagctcctccagtgtggcgagaatctccctagtagccaaagcgtccttcacatggtcagccagtcccctccaaaatatgggaatgagggttttatctggccattccaactcagacgctaatgtccggaagtgaacagcaaaatggctgaccatggttgaaccctgagtcaaagccagcagttggagcgctgtattgtgggtgacttgaggtcctaaaaagacctgtttcagagtgtccagaaaccaaggaacactccgcactacatgatcgttgcgctcacacagcggcgtagcccactccaacgctctgtccgacaagaaagagattatgaatcccacctttgcccgctcagtgggaaaacgtgcagccaggagctcgaggtgtataccacactggctcacgaaacccctacaggacttactgtccccagagtatctctcaggcaaagggaggtgagatagggtcggaacagaagtggcagtgggtaaagctgctgcagccacgctagcagcctgaacaactATTGGGATaatatccaccgccgaggttgcacgctcaagagataccaaccggccctccagcagctggatgtaccctgcaatcgctgttcatccaccattacttagccagatcctggcgctagtatactgttagggttggcggaacgcaccgaatatatttattagatgggattggtgcgttcgcaacccgggatccaccgtacaggaaagaacctgctgttaagtaaatggcggcactatatggcggtatgatccagctctgttagcttcacagagcagccgagaaagcaaggctctgtgccctgttagactttcacagaggcacaggctaactacccaaatgagagcagtcagtggtcatgcatgcacacaaaactcctcgccggaggtgccagcattctagggcttatttcagccaggtccctgaatacacataaacacaatctccttgccagaggtgccagcattctaggggcttatttcagccgggtccctgaacacatacaaacacatgaccacactggcgcaaagcacataacttaagaagatactagcgcatggccgtgcggccatgcgagccttaaatagttgcagcacgtacaggaccttcaaagaaggaccaatggaagtttctgcagtacctgagcatgtgaccctagatctccactgagagatcttgccctgggcatgctcagtgtgtgcaaagtaggacttagtcctagcacctacaggaccttccaagaaggaccaatggaagttgctgcagtacctgagcatgtgaccctagatctccactgagagatcttgccctgggcatgctcattgtgtgcaaagcaggacttagtctgttgtgaattctgttgtcgggctccctcctgtggtcatgaatggtacttcggctggttctgtccatggacttcctctgctgggtgtttctgagtttccttccacaggtgacgaggttaattcgttagctggctgctctatttaactccacttagatctttgctccatgccacctgtcaatgttccagtattggtctagttctctcctggatcgttcttgggacctgtcttcccagcagaagttaagttcctgcttgtttttctttggtttgctatttttctgtccagcttgctatttttattgttgccttgcttgctggaagctctgggacgcagagggagcgcctccgcaccgtgagtcggtgcggagggtctttttgcgccctctgcgtggtctttttgtaggtttttgtgctgaccgcaaagcaacctttactatcctcagtctgttcagtaagtcgggcctcactttgctaaatctatttcatctctgtgtttgcattttcatctttactcacagtcattatatgtggggggctgccttttcctttggggaatttctctgaggcaaggtaggctttatttttctatcttcagggctagctagttccttaggctgtgccgagttgcatagggagcgttaggagcaatccacggctatttctagtgtgattgataggattagggattgcggtcagcagagttctcacgtcccagagctcgtccttattatcagtaactatcaggtcattccgtgtgctcttaaccaccaggtccattattgtcctgaccaccaggtcataacattagtcccagaaaagcctgctcgccgcagatcagtgcagggtacaatagcagagcctggagaggcagcagtaaccctttgcaaagtatcagtctcagtgagacgctgggaccgacgtctccgctgaccaggctccactgcggccaatgcagaatgggagactgtagcagacacggatcgagattccccctgtgcagcagaggaaactcgactcctaacacggggGGCCATCAACAGTCAAGTACAGTGGTGCGCACGgctctctgccagctccgtgaaacgtggtcttctccttgcttctgggtctaggaggtgctcctggaaattgTAAATCCCTTTCTTGGTATCGTAGTGGCatctcaaactagcacaggacagccacccttgctgCACTCAAAGAGTCTGTCCAATTTCACGAGTCCACTCTGTCCCAGCTGTGGGTCCTGTTCCTCAGCTACAAGCACCGACGTTTTCTGCAGCAGCTTCAACTCACACACTCCCAATGCTCAACCCCTCCCCTTAGCACAGGGCAGTTCAtttacacagtctattgcaggggggaGCAGGACATTCCATTACAGCAGACAAGAGGGTGCTGTCTCTTAAAAAGTGGTAGCGTGTTCCTTACTGCCCATAACAGCACCATCCCTACACCTTCTTAAATcgaatcctatcagtttaattaaacacagctggcctccaatgaaggagtagaaccatctcaaggaggatcaccaggaaatggacagcatgtgacttaaaatatgagtgtctgagcaaagggtctgaatacttatgaccatgtgatattttgatatttcagtttttcctttttattaaatttgcaaaaatttctacatttctacttctttctttcagtcaagatgggctgcaaaatgtacattaatgtgaaaaaaatgaagtttttgaatttaccaagtggctgcaatgaagcaaagaatttaaaatttaaagaggtctgaatactttccgtaagcactgtatatgtatatatatatatatatatatatatatatatatatatgtatacaagaATTATGCACCTATAATATAGTATATCAAATAACCAATGATGTAATTATATTGCCCTCTAGATGGAATATACACACTGACCACTGAAGCTGGTACGGTGTATCAGACCTACTGTGATATGACTACAGATGGTGGAGGTTGGACGTTGGTGGCCAGTGTCCATGAAAACAATATGGATGGTAAATGCACAGTCGGAGATCGGTGGTCCAGCCAATCAGGGAATAACATAAACAACCCAAAGGGAGATAACAACTGGGCTAACTACGCCACATTTGGACAACCTGAAGGAGCAACCAGTGATGATTATAAGGTTCTTACTATTACTGTTGTATAATCTTTCAACAACACAACCAGATAGTCTATACATACAGTAGGAGACCGGAGGAAACCCATACAAATACGAGTAGAAAATAAAAATTTCTTGCACATGTGGTTCTTGGTGGAATTTGATTCCAGAACACTGGAAGatcgcaatgctaaccactgagctaccaggTTCAATCTATGTTTATGTTACCTCTTGATTTTTTCTAGAACCCAGGATATTATGATATTGTCTCTAACGATCTGGGATTATGGCATGTACCCAACAACGCACACTTATCTAAATGGAGAGATACCGCTATTTTAAGGTATCATACAAACAATGGTTTCTTTTCCCAGGAAGGTGGAAACCTCTTCCATCTCTACAAGGTGAGTAGTGAGACAGGTAGCTATTTGTAGTAGTGAGACAGGTAGCTATTTGTAATTACTTATATCCCTACACCTGTGGATATCCCATAAATCATTGAGATGACATAATTATTTTGGCAATTGCTCTGTTCATGTCTCCATTAATATTCAAGTAATTCTCTAACAGAAATATCCTGTGATGTTCAATGCTGGAACCTGCCTCACAAGTAATGGACCTGCTATTCCCGTTGTGTATGACTTTGGAAGTGCTCAAGAGACAAAAGCTTATTATTCACCAAATGGACAATGTAATGTTGCTTTTTAAAATTGTACCTCAAGGTTACAGTGATCTTCATAATAATGAATGCAAAAGTAATAATCTTTTCTCTGACTGCAGTTGAGTTTGTCCCCGGCTATGTCCAGTTCCGGGCTGTTAATCTTGAAAGAGCTGCCCTGGCTTTATGTGCTGGAATGAAGGTGACAACGTGCAATGCAGAGCATGTAAGGACTTATATATTAATCTAAATACCTATATTGTATTTAATAAGAGTCTTTAATAATGTGGGTAAACTTCTAAAATGTCTCCATTTGTACTTGTTGTATTTGTAGCACTGCATTGGTGGAGGAGGTTATATCCCAGGAGAAGGTTCCAGACAGTGCGGAGACTTTGCTGCCTTTGACTGGGATGGTTATGGAACCCATGTTGGAGGGAGTAACAGCAAGGAAATTACGGAGTCTGCTGTTCTTCTCTTTTACCGCTAATTTAATATATACGGTATTATAGCAATAAAGAATTCAATAAAACTAAAATATATTAAGTATCAGAAATGCTGAAATTGCCTTTCAAATGAAATTTGAGGATTTtggacaaaaacattttttttttgctttacactTTTTCTCTGTTAATGAAATACATTAAAAATTAAACTGCTGGATCCAATTCTAGCTTTGGCTCAAAAACTCCATGGCTCTGATAATAGCAATGTTGCAGACAGTATTTGGTATTGTAGCTCTGACCAAACAAGGCTAAGAGTGCCGATGGGTTAGTCACTTCATGGTGGAACTATCTTtgattacactggtcaacagcatttttggtgccaaagatatttcatcgaatttagggtaactttggggtgctgattctgaatatgtcatcagttttgccagattggctcaagtttttgagatttttggtatcttatttatagcacttgttggtaaatgcgacgcatcatctcattaatttctttggattagtacttgaactgagcagttctcaatatagttttgtgttaattagtgttctaaaagtttgttcatagcttgatttttgcactaactttatgttgttgtctgttttccagtgaaaagcatgaactcatcaagaagaagttgtcttaacgatccagactcattctgttacatttgtggtgaatacacactgccaaaacatagaagaaacataacagacttcgtaaaaaaaaagtgtattttgcctattttggggttatgcttggggaccaagacaagttttgggcaccacacatagtgtgcaaagcatgtatcgaattattacgaaaatggagcaaaggacaaagaaaaagcttcaaatttggtgttccaatggtgtggagagagcaaaaaaattatcatgatgactgttatttctgtgcagtgcaagtgcaaggattcaataagcataagaaacgaaaatgggagtatcctaacatggaatctgcaagaaggcctgtccctcattgtgaagatgtgcctgtacctgtgtttaccatgttacctgaccttcccccacctgatgatgatgaagtgtgtattggcagtgtgtattcaccacaaatgtaacagaatgagtctggatcgttaagacttcttcttgatgagttcatgcttttcactggaaaacagacaacaacataaagttagtgcaaaaatcaagctatgaacaaacttttagaacactaattaacacaaaactatattgagaactgctcagttcaagtactaatccaaagaaattaatgagatgatgcgtcgcatttaccaacaagtgctataaataagataccaaaaatctcaaaaacttgagccaatctggcaaaactgatagcatattcagaatcagcaccccaaaaataccccaaattcattaaaatattttggacaccagaaaaaaaatttttttttgttgacctgtgttatataTTGATGACCAATCCTATAGGAATTTAAAAACATATAATAAAAAAGCCTATAACACATTATAAACATTATTTACATAACATTCATATCTGTGGGCACTGATACTGATGTCTCCAGTTACCGTATATTACTTACAAATGATTGCTTGATTCTGCCATTTTAGTAATCAGTTGGGGCTCCAACACTGCAATACTCAGGAATCAAACAGTTGTcatgtacagtgccttgaaaaattaTTCATATCATGTGACGTTTTCCCGATTTTTTTCACTTTACactcaaacttaaatgtatttccaGGATGTCCCTCATTAAAGCACCAAAAGGTCATCCCCTCCTGCccccaccctccagtgtttttcctgtaccTGTGAGGATAGAAACAGTGAGAGAAAAGCAGAAGATCACTTGAGGCAGACTCAGGGTGATCGGGGGCCCAGCTATTTCTTTCCATTGTCAAGTGACCTGTGTCCGAAACCCCTCAAAGTGGGGTTCCTCAGCCTTAAGCGGTCGAGTGCTGCTCCTGGTTTATGAGATGCTGCCCTCCGGTGGGGGGCTCTCGGCTCCAGTGGCTGCCTCCAGTAGGCTGAAGATGCGGTTAAGAGAGAGGCGCACTTCTGCACATCAACAGAAGTGGAGCAGCAAGCACTTCCAGTTTGTGTCTCAGAACGCGTTCCATGGTGGAACACCGAAGTAAAGAGACACAGACACAGTAATGTTTAAAACCATTACCCTTTGTCTATGAAGTTTGGCCCTACTGAGAGTGGGAAATGATGGAGTATTCTAGAAGAACATATGTCCCATCCGAACAGACCCACATGCACATGAGTGGGGGCTTTTTTATGGCATAATAAGCAGATGGGAACTTTAGGATAAAAGGAACCCTATCTAAACAAATATTTTAGGACAGGGGAGCATCCACCACTTCAGTATCAGGACCTAAAAAGGATGTCAGCAAAGCATCAGGGAAGCTTAGGAGATGTGCCATCTGCAGCATCAAATTACCTGAGACATGGGGAAAACAGTTATGTGAAAGCTGCACTTCCAAAGTCATCAGGGAGGAGTAATCATCTTTCCTAATGAATATGAGATCCATGATCAGAGATGAAGTTCAAGCTTCTATATCTGGTCTACTTTCCTCGCATGGTCGTCCTCGTGTTAAAATATCAAGATGTGAGATGAAGCTGAGTTCCAAGgaagaaatacagttagggccagaaatatttggacagtgacacaattttcgcgagttgggctctgcatgccaccacattggatttgaaatgaaacctctacaacagaattcaagtgcagattgtaatgtttaatttgaagggttgaacaaaaatatctgatagaaaatgtaggaattgtacacatttctttacaaacactccacattttaggaggtcaaaagtaattggacaaataaacataacccaaacaaaatatttttattttcaatattttgttgcaaatcctttggaggcaatcactgccttaagtctggaacccatggacatcaccaaacgctgggtttcctccttcttaatgctttgccaggcctttacagccgcagccttcaggtcttgcttgtttgtgggtctttccgtcttaagtctggatttgagcaagtgaaatgcattctcaattgggtttagatctggagattgacttggccattgcagaatgttccactttttggcactcatgaactcctgggtagctttggctgtatgcttggggtcattgtccatctgtactatgaagcgccatccaatcaactttgcagcatttggctgaatctgggctgaaagtatatcccggtacacttcagaattcatccggctactcttgtctgctcttatgtcatcaataaacacaagtgacccagtgccattgaaagccatgcatgcccatgccatcacgttgcctccaccatgttttacagaggatgtggtgtgccttggatcatgtgccgttccctttcttctccaaacttttttcttcccatcattctggtacaggttgatctttgtctcatctgtccatagaatacttttccagaactgagctggcttcttgaggtgtttttctgcaaatttaactctggcctgtctatttttggtattgatgaatggtttgcatctagatgtgaaccctttgtatttactgtcatggagtcttctctttactgttgacttagagacagatacacccactttactgagagtgttctggacttcagttgatgttgtgaacgggttcttcttcaccaaattaagtatgcggcgatcatccaccactgttgtcatccgtggacgcccaggcctttttgagttcccaagctcaccagtcaattccttttttctcagaatgtacccaactgttgatcttgctactccaagcatgtctgctatatctctgatggattttttcttttttttcagccacaggatgttctgcttcacctcaattgagagttcctttgaccgcatgttttctgctcacagcaacagcttccaaatgcaaaaccacacacctggaatccacccctgaccttttaactacttcattgattacaggttaacgagggagaccccttcagagttaattgcagcccttagagtccattgtccaattacttttggtcccttgaaaaagaggacgctatgcattacagagctatgattcctaaaccctttctccgatttggatgtggaaactatcatattgcagctgggagtgtgcactttcagcccatattatatatataattgtatttctgaacatgtttttgtagctaaaataacaaaatttgtgtcactgtccaaatatttctggccctaactgtacactcCTTTagatcagttcaggaggagggagaaATAGCTGCAGATCCTCCAAAAGAGGGGAAAAAATACTTCTTTCATCCGAAAATACAGATGAGCTCCTGTGAGTGGTCAGGAATACCATGCAGATAGAGGAAGCCCAGAAGTCTCATTCtatacaggatgagatgttcgAGGAACTAAGATCTCAGATACATAGAGTCTTTCCTGTAAACAACCAAATCCGCGCCATGATTATGGAAGAATAGGAGGATGCGGAGAAAAGACTATTAATTCCCTGGGACTTTAGACTCTATCTGCCCTTTGAGTCAGAGCATATAAAACCCTGGTAAGAGTTCCTGAAGATAGATGTCCCGACAGGGCCGTATTTGCAACTAGGCACtcaagggcacgtgcctagggcggggacgatgcggggggtggcacctgagcaagtgagcaaggtttttttttttttacctcccgaCTGCCCCAACCCCCACACGCCCCCCCTGGCCCAGCCATACAACCCACCCACCCTCCGACCGCCGCCATGcatgatgagccatgcatggggggggtggagtgatgagccatgcatacgggagggggggtggagagatgagccatgcataggggggaatatgagtca is a window encoding:
- the LOC138667768 gene encoding intelectin-1-like isoform X1 codes for the protein MLVLCIVVLSLALSGECSNNCKNASVPEIEESIQSLLACLDKNNTNNFTSNARYSIGGSEHGYRSCQEIKNLYTYAEDGIYTLTTEAGTVYQTYCDMTTDGGGWTLVASVHENNMDGKCTVGDRWSSQSGNNINNPKGDNNWANYATFGQPEGATSDDYKNPGYYDIVSNDLGLWHVPNNAHLSKWRDTAILRYHTNNGFFSQEGGNLFHLYKKYPVMFNAGTCLTSNGPAIPVVYDFGSAQETKAYYSPNGQFEFVPGYVQFRAVNLERAALALCAGMKVTTCNAEHHCIGGGGYIPGEGSRQCGDFAAFDWDGYGTHVGGSNSKEITESAVLLFYR
- the LOC138667768 gene encoding intelectin-1-like isoform X2 — translated: MLVLCIVVLSLALSGECSNNCKNASVPEIEESIQSLLACLDKNNTNNFTSNARYSIGGSEHGYRSCQEIKNLYTYAEDGGGWTLVASVHENNMDGKCTVGDRWSSQSGNNINNPKGDNNWANYATFGQPEGATSDDYKNPGYYDIVSNDLGLWHVPNNAHLSKWRDTAILRYHTNNGFFSQEGGNLFHLYKKYPVMFNAGTCLTSNGPAIPVVYDFGSAQETKAYYSPNGQFEFVPGYVQFRAVNLERAALALCAGMKVTTCNAEHHCIGGGGYIPGEGSRQCGDFAAFDWDGYGTHVGGSNSKEITESAVLLFYR